The Vulpes lagopus strain Blue_001 chromosome 6, ASM1834538v1, whole genome shotgun sequence genome has a segment encoding these proteins:
- the LOC121493768 gene encoding LOW QUALITY PROTEIN: myoneurin-like (The sequence of the model RefSeq protein was modified relative to this genomic sequence to represent the inferred CDS: inserted 3 bases in 2 codons; substituted 1 base at 1 genomic stop codon), with product MQYLHHCEHLLERLNKQWEXGFLCDCTVVIGEFQFKAHRNVLASFSEYFGTIYGSTSENNVFLDQXWVKADGFQKLLEFIYTGTLNLNSWNVKEIHQAADYLKVEEVVTECKIKMENFAFIANPSSTEISSITGNIELNQQTCLLTLRDXNSQEKPEMSTDLVQANPKQGTSAKKSSQNKKKKAFSSRKTGQNKTVQYPSDILENASVELFLDANKLSTPVIEQVAQRNCNSELELTSVMENTFPAQDTVQTVTVKWKRGKSQPNCALPEHPMSNIASVKNSYELESSGEELDQRYSKAKPMCNTCGKVFSEASSWRRHMRIHKGVKPYVCHFCGKAFTQCNQLKTHVRTHTGEKPYKCELCDKGFAQKCQLVFHSRMRHGEEKPYKCDVCNLQFATSSNIKIHARKHSGEKPYVCERCGQRFAQASTFTCHVHRHTGEKPYVCDTCGKAFAVSSSLITHTGEKPYICGICVKSFISSGELNKHFLSHTGERPFICELCGNSYTDIKNLKKHKTKVHSSADKILDSGIEDHPLSEQKSSLSETLDVKLSDMTLPLSLPLGTEDHHILLPVTDNQSPTSDMLLRSTVNGYSEPQLIFLKQLY from the exons ATGCAGTATTTGCATCACTGTGAGCACCTTTTAGAGAGACTGAATAAACAATGGG TGGGTTTTCTTTGTGACTGCACCGTAGTAATTGGGGAATTCCAGTTTAAAGCCCACAGGAATGTGCTGGCCTCCTTTAGTGAGTATTTTGGTACGATCTACGGAAGCACTTCTGAGAACAATGTCTTCCTTGATCA TTGGGTGAAGGCTGATGGATTTCAGAAACTGTTGGAGTTTATATACACAGGAACTTTAAATCTTAACAGTTGGAATGTTAAAGAAATTCATCAGGCCGCAGACTATCTCAAAGTGGAAGAGGTGGTCACTGAGtgtaaaataaagatggaaaattttgcttttattgctaaTCCCTCTTCTACAGAGATATCTAGTATTACTGGAAACATTGAATTGAATCAACAGACTTGTCTCCTTACTCTACGGGATTAAAACAGTCAGGAAAAACCTGAAATGTCTACAGATTTAGTTCAGGCAAATCCTAAACAAGGGACTTCAGCAAAGAAgtcctctcaaaataaaaagaagaaggcCTTCAGCTCCCGGAAAACAGGACAGAATAAAACAGTGCAATATCCCAGTGACATTTTAGAGAACGCATCTGTTGAGTTATTTTTAGATGCAAATAAATTATCCACACCTGTAATAGAACAAGTTGCACAAAGAAATTGTAATTCAGAACTTGAGTTGACATCAGTCATGGAAAACACTTTTCCAGCACAAGATACTGTGCAAACTGTTACAGTGAAATGGAAACGTGGAAAATCACAGCCAAACTGTGCTCTGCCTGAACACCCTATGTCCAATATAGCCAGTGTCAAGAATTCTTATGAGCTGGAGAGCTCTGGGGAAGAGCTGGATCAGAGGTATTCCAAGGCCAAGCCAATGTGTAACACATGTGGGAAAGTATTTTCGGAAGCCAGCAGTTGGAGAAGGCACATGAGAATACATAAAGGAGTTAAACCTTATGTCTGCCACTTCTGTGGAAAGGCATTTACCCAGTGTAACCAGCTGAAAACTCATGTAAGAACTCATACAGGTGAGAAGCCATACAAATGTGAATTGTGTGATAAAGGATTTGCTCAGAAATGCCAGCTGGTCTTCCATAGTCGTATGCGTCATGGTGAGGAAAAACCCTATAAATGTGATGTATGCAATTTACAATTTGCAACTTCTAGCAATATCAAGATTCATGCAAGGAAGCATAGTGGAGAGAAGCCATATGTCTGTGAGAGATGTGGACAGAGATTTGCTCAAGCCAGCACATTTACCTGTCATGTTCATAGGCATACTGGAGAAAAGCCTTATGTGTGTGATACATGTGGGAAGGCTTTTGCTGTCTCTAGTTCTCTTATCACTCATACAGGTGAGAAACCATACATATGTGGTATTTGTgtgaaaagttttatttcctcAGGAGAGCTCAACAAACACTTTCTATCCCATACAGGAGAAAGGCCATTTATCTGCGAATTGTGTGGAAATTCTtatacagatattaaaaatttaaagaagcaCAAAACAAAAGTCCATTCCAGTGCAGATAAAATTCTAGATTCTGGTATAGAGGATCATCCCTTGAGTGAACAAAAAAGTTCTTTATCAGAAACATTGGATGTGAAACTTTCTGATATGACTTTACCACTCTCTCTTCCACTTGGAACTGAGGACCACCACATCCTTCTGCCTGTCACAGATAATCAATCTCCTACATCAGATATGTTGTTGAGGTCAACTGTGAATGGGTATTCAGAAccacagttgatttttttaaagcaattatacTGA